Proteins from a genomic interval of Trifolium pratense cultivar HEN17-A07 linkage group LG6, ARS_RC_1.1, whole genome shotgun sequence:
- the LOC123892876 gene encoding soyasapogenol B glucuronide galactosyltransferase-like has translation MVNLWPFFLLSFCCRHRIEKQCISGTESTLNKYKLSQVQNYTSTSKISKATMESQQSHNQLNVIFVPYPTPGHMIPMIDTARLFAKHGVNVTIITTHANVSTFQKTIDSDFNSGYSIKTQLIHFPSAQVGLPNGVENLKDGTSNEILDKITRGISMLQDPIEVLFQDLQPDCIVTDMMYPWTVEAAAKLGIPRIHFYSSSYFSNCAFHFIMKYRPHDGLVSDTQKFTIPGLPHTIEMTPLQIPDWLREKNPATAYFEPIYESGEKSYGTLYNSFHELESDYEKLSRSTLGMKSWSVGPVSAWAKKDDQKKVNKGHLGELGEEAELLNWLNSKENESVLYVSFGSLTRLAHAQLVEIAYGLENSGHNFIWVVRKNDKDEGENSFLQDFEQRMKESKKGYIIWNWAPQLLILDHPSTGGIVTHCGWNSILESLNAGLPMIVWPMFAEQFFNEKLLVDVLKIGVPVGAKENKSWNSVCVEAMVRREEIAKAVEILMGIGHESKEMRMRAKKFGDAAKRTIEEGGHSYKNLIQLVDELKSLKKSKAFSDKAD, from the coding sequence ATGGTAAACCTTTGGCCTTTTTTCTTGTTGTCTTTTTGCTGTCGACATAGAATTGAAAAACAATGTATCTCAGGCACCGAAAGTACCCTTAATAAATATAAACTCTCCCAAGTACAGAACTACACATCCACTTCAAAGATTTCAAAAGCAACAATGGAATCTCAACAATCACATAAccaattaaatgtaatttttgttCCATATCCAACTCCAGGCCATATGATTCCAATGATAGACACAGCAAGACTATTTGCAAAACATGGTGTTAATGTTACTATCATCACTACACATGCCAATGTTTCAACCTTCCAAAAAACCATAGACAGTGACTTCAATTCAGGTTACTCTATCAAAACTCAACTTATTCACTTCCCTTCAGCTCAAGTTGGTCTTCCTAACGGTGTTGAAAATCTCAAAGATGGAACTTCCAATGAAATTCTTGATAAAATAACTCGTGGAATAAGCATGCTTCAAGATCCTATTGAGGTTTTGTTTCAAGATCTTCAACCAGATTGTATAGTCACAGATATGATGTATCCTTGGACTGTAGAAGCAGCTGCAAAACTTGGTATTCCAAGGATTCATTTTTACAGCTCAAGCTACTTCTCCAACTGTGCTTTTCATTTTATCATGAAGTATAGGCCTCATGATGGTTTAGTTTCTGATACACAGAAATTTACTATTCCTGGTTTGCCTCATACTATTGAGATGACCCCTCTGCAGATTCCTGATTGGTTAAGGGAAAAGAATCCTGCCACAGCTTATTTTGAACCAATTTATGAATCAGGGGAGAAAAGCTATGGCACACTATACAATAGTTTTCATGAGCTAGAAAGTGATTATGAGAAACTTAGTAGAAGTACATTGGGGATGAAATCTTGGAGTGTAGGACCAGTTTCAGCTTGGGCTAAGAAGGATGATCAAAAGAAGGTGAATAAGGGACACTTGGGGGAGCTTGGAGAAGAGGCTGAGTTGCTAAATTGGCTTAACTCAAAGGAAAATGAGTCAGTTTTGTATGTAAGTTTTGGAAGTCTTACTAGGCTAGCTCATGCTCAGCTTGTAGAAATTGCTTATGGACTTGAAAATTCAGGTCATAATTTTATCTGGGTTGTTAGGAAAAATGATAAAGATGAGGGTGAAAATAGTTTCCTGCAAGATTTTGAGCAAAGGATGAAAGAAAGCAAAAAGGGGTACATCATATGGAACTGGGCACCACAGCTTCTGATATTGGATCACCCTTCAACAGGTGGAATTGTGACTCACTGTGGTTGGAACTCGATTCTCGAAAGCTTGAATGCTGGTTTGCCAATGATCGTGTGGCCAATGTTTGCTGAGCAATTTTTCAATGAGAAGTTGCttgttgatgttttgaagatagGAGTCCCTGTTGGAGCTAAAGAAAACAAGTCATGGAATAGTGTTTGTGTAGAGGCAATGGTTAGAAGAGAAGAGATTGCAAAGGCTGTTGAGATTTTGATGGGAATTGGCCACGAGAGCAAAGAAATGAGGATGAGAGCAAAAAAGTTTGGTGATGCTGCCAAGAGGACTATAGAGGAAGGTGGACACTCTTATAAAAACTTGATTCAGTTGGTTGATGAGCTGAAATCATTGAAGAAATCTAAAGCATTTAGTGATAAAGCAGATTAG
- the LOC123893137 gene encoding soyasapogenol B glucuronide galactosyltransferase-like: MEESQQLHVVFVPFPTPGHMIPMVDTARLFAKHGVNVTIITTHANASTFQKSIDNDFNSGYSIRTQLIQFPSAQVGLPEGVENIKDGTSLEMLGKISRGIFMLQNPIEVLIKDLQPDCIVTDMMHAWTVEAAEKLGIPRIHYYSSSYFSNCAFHFIMKYRPHDGLVSDTQKFTIPGFPHTIEMTPLQIPDWLREKNAATPYFEPMFQSEKRSYGTLYNSFHELESDYEKLNRSTLGIKSWSVGPVSSWVNKDDEKKANRGHTEELGKEAAWLNWLNSKKNESVLYVSFGSLTRLAHAQLVEIAHGLENSGHNFIWVVRKNGRDDGENSFLQDFEQRMKESKKGYIIWNWAPQLLILDHPATGGIVTHCGWNSILESLNAGLPMISWPMFADQFYNEKLLVDVLKIGVPVGAKENKLWNSVSVEAVVKREEIVKAVKILMGSGQESKDMRMRAKQLGGAAKRTIEEGGHSYNTLVLLIDELKSLKKSKALDENSN, encoded by the coding sequence ATGGAGGAATCTCAACAACTTCATGTAGTTTTTGTTCCATTTCCAACTCCTGGCCATATGATTCCCATGGTAGACACAGCAAGACTATTTGCCAAACATGGTGTTAATGTTACAATAATCACTACACATGCCAATGCTTCAACATTCCAAAAATCCATAGACAATGACTTCAATTCAGGATACTCCATCAGAACTCAACTTATTCAGTTCCCTTCAGCTCAAGTTGGTCTCCCGGAAGGCGTCGAAAACATCAAAGATGGAACTTCACTTGAAATGCTTGGAAAAATCAGCCGTGGAATATTTATGCTCCAAAATCCAATTGAGGTTCTGATTAAAGATCTTCAACCAGATTGTATAGTCACTGATATGATGCATGCTTGGACTGTGGaagcagctgaaaaactagGTATTCCAAGGATACACTATTACAGCTCAAGCTACTTCTCCAACTGTGCCTTTCATTTTATCATGAAGTATAGACCTCATGATGGTTTAGTTTCTGATACACAGAAATTTACTATTCCTGGTTTTCCTCATACCATTGAGATGACTCCTCTGCAGATTCCTGATTGGTTAAGGGAGAAGAATGCAGCTACACCCTATTTTGAACCAATGTTTCAATCAGAGAAAAGAAGCTATGGAACACTATACAATAGTTTTCATGAGCTAGAAAGTGATTATGAGAAACTTAATAGAAGTACATTGGGGATCAAATCTTGGAGTGTAGGACCAGTTTCATCATGGGTTAACAAGGATGATGAAAAGAAGGCCAATAGAGGACATACGGAGGAACTTGGAAAAGAGGCAGCGTGGCTAAATTGGCTtaactcaaaaaaaaatgagTCAGTTTTGTATGTAAGTTTTGGAAGTCTTACTAGGCTAGCTCATGCTCAGCTTGTAGAAATTGCTCACGGGCTTGAAAATTCAGGTCATAATTTTATCTGGGTTGTAAGGAAAAATGGTAGAGATGACGGTGAAAACAGTTTCCTGCAAGATTTTGAACAAAGGATGAAAGAAAGCAAAAAGGGTTATATTATATGGAATTGGGCACCACAGCTTCTGATATTGGATCACCCTGCAACTGGAGGAATTGTGACTCACTGTGGTTGGAACTCGATTCTTGAAAGCTTGAATGCTGGTTTGCCAATGATCTCATGGCCAATGTTTGCTGACCAATTTTACAATGAGAAGTTACTggttgatgttttgaagatagGGGTCCCAGTAGGAGCAAAAGAAAATAAGTTATGGAATAGTGTTAGTGTAGAGGCAGTGGTGAAAAGGGAAGAGATAGTTAAGGCTGTGAAGATTTTGATGGGAAGTGGCCAAGAGAGCAAGGATATGAGGATGAGAGCAAAACAGCTTGGTGGTGCTGCCAAAAGGACTATAGAGGAGGGTGGACATTCTTACAACACCTTGGTTCTGTTGATTGATGAGCTGAAATCATTGAAGAAATCTAAGGCACTTGATGAGAATTCAAATTAG
- the LOC123891269 gene encoding uncharacterized protein LOC123891269 produces the protein MKKKCTVASMEHTAAKPSSVRNLLIRLLLSGVFIIAIRFAYVISIAGESCNVADFCFFSLPETFSLAISGNDPISVDSGPGAGRGNSSLSELYSSKEWLDSVSFYSSVFHDLIGGGYLSPESKSLCVETPTGRDVFALREIGVKNAIGISKKSVKPLVKSGTGERIPFGDGYFDFVFSGEGSFARSAKPAVFAAEIARTLKPEGFAVFHFTNPKDTYSFNSFLDLFHCFKVVKLHVLEGFDSSMPYIHETVLKNECVDYGSGKFDSDYYSHSNGNCYVPGYKKDLIRIAEPLIETEPLKPWITLKRNIMNIKYLSSMVDISFKNRYLYVDVGARSYGSSIGSWFRKQYPKQNKTFHVYAIEADKTFHKEYGMKKGLTLIPYAAWVKNETLAFEIHRDPGEHVSVKGRGMGRIQPLQMTGKEFDGEVEKMQGFDFANWLKNTVSKNDFVVMKMDVEGTEFDLIPRLFETGAICLIDEIFLECHYNRWQRCCPGQRSSKYEKTYDQCLELFNSLRQSGILVHQWF, from the coding sequence atGAAAAAGAAGTGCACAGTGGCTTCCATGGAACATACCGCAGCGAAACCTAGCTCTGTCCGGAACCTTCTAATACGGTTACTTCTCTCCGGCGTATTCATCATCGCTATTCGTTTCGCTTACGTCATCTCCATCGCCGGCGAGTCATGTAACGTCGCCGATTTCTGCTTCTTCTCACTTCCGGAGACATTCAGTCTCGCTATTTCCGGTAATGATCCTATCTCCGTTGACTCAGGTCCCGGCGCCGGCCGTGGTAATTCATCGTTATCGGAGCTTTATTCTAGCAAGGAGTGGCTTGACAGTGTGAGTTTCTACTCGTCGGTTTTTCATGATTTGATCGGCGGCGGTTACCTTTCGCCGGAGTCGAAGTCTCTCTGCGTTGAAACGCCGACCGGACGGGATGTTTTCGCTCTGAGGGAAATCGGCGTCAAAAACGCCATCGGAATCTCGAAGAAATCAGTAAAGCCGCTTGTGAAATCAGGAACCGGTGAGCGGATTCCGTTCGGTGACGGTTACTTTGATTTTGTGTTTTCCGGTGAAGGCTCGTTCGCGAGGTCGGCGAAGCCGGCTGTTTTCGCAGCAGAGATTGCTCGGACGCTGAAACCGGAAGGATTTGCGGTATTTCATTTCACAAACCCTAAAGATACTTATAGTTTCAATTCATTCCTTGATTTGTTTCATTGTTTCAAAGTAGTGAAATTGCATGTTTTAGAAGGGTTTGATTCTTCAATGCCTTATATACATGAAACTGTATTGAAAAATGAGTGTGTTGATTATGGTTCTGGTAAATTTGACAGTGATTATTATTCACATTCAAATGGAAATTGTTATGTTCCTGGTTATAAGAAAGATTTGATTAGGATTGCTGAGCCTTTGATTGAAACGGAACCGTTGAAACCATGGATTACATTGAAAAGGAATATAATGAACATAAAGTATCTTTCTTCAATGGTTGATATAAGTTTCAAAAATAGGTATTTGTATGTTGATGTTGGAGCTAGAAGCTATGGTTCTAGTATAGGATCTTGGTTTAGGAAACAGTATCCTAAACAGAACAAGACATTTCATGTGTATGCTATTGAAGCTGATAAGACTTTCCATAAGGAGTATGGGATGAAGAAAGGGCTTACTTTGATTCCTTATGCTGCTTGGGTGAAGAATGAGACTTTGGCTTTTGAGATTCATCGTGATCCAGGGGAGCATGTGTCAGTTAAAGGAAGAGGAATGGGTAGGATTCAACCTTTGCAGATGACAGGGAAGGAGTTTGATGGGGAGGTGGAGAAGATGCAGGGATTTGATTTTGCTAATTGGTTGAAGAACACGGTTTCAAAGAATGATTTTGTTGTGATGAAAATGGATGTGGAGGGTACTGAATTTGATCTCATTCCGAGGTTGTTTGAAACTGGGGCGATATGTTTGATAGATGAGATTTTCCTTGAATGCCATTACAATAGGTGGCAGAGATGTTGTCCTGGGCAGAGGAGTTCAAAGTATGAGAAAACATATGATCAATGCTTGGAGCTCTTCAATTCTCTTCGACAAAGTGGAATTCTTGTTCATCAATGGTTTTAA
- the LOC123893214 gene encoding chlorophyllase-2-like, which translates to MGSSLTNVFETDNYTTQLLMVDSFSHTQYVPPPKSLLIATPIEGGEFPLLLFLHGYLMYNSFYSQLIQHVASHGFIVVTPQLYEVDLPNINGEIYSVVAITNWLFKGLSKILPSNIIPNLDKLALGGHSCGGKTSFAIALRKLNITTDLKFSAIIGVDPIDGPETGIHTSPQILTYVPHSFNFDMATLVIGSGLGDLKKNLLFPPCSPIGVNHENFFNECNKPSWHFVAEHYGHNDMMDDDTKGGKGKLSYCFCKNGQSRKPIRKFVGGVMVAFLKAYIVGDNVDLLAIRDKNVSVPLEMKFDYIV; encoded by the exons ATGGGTTCTTCTCTTACTAATGTATTTGAGACTGACAATTACACTACTCAGTTGCTAATGGTAGATTCATTTTCACATACACAATATG TTCCACCACCAAAATCTCTTTTGATAGCAACTCCTATTGAAGGTGGAGAATTTCCACTTCTACTTTTCTTGCATGGTTATCTTATGTACAACTCCTTTTATTCTCAACTTATTCAACATGTGGCTTCTCATGGTTTCATCGTGGTTACTCCTCAG TTGTATGAAGTGGATTTACCAAATATAAATGGTGAGATTTACTCGGTAGTTGCAATAACAAATTGGTTATTTAAAGGACTTAGCAAGATTCTTCCATCAAACATAATACCAAATCTTGATAAGTTAGCACTTGGTGGACATAGTTGCGGCGGTAAAACATCATTTGCTATTGCTCTAAGAAAATTAAACATCACAACTGATTTAAAATTTTCAGCCATAATAGGAGTTGATCCAATTGATGGACCAGAAACAGGAATACATACATCACCACAAATTCTCACTTATGTTCCTCATTCATTTAACTTTGATATGGCAACACTAGTTATTGGTTCTGGTTTAGGTGATTTAAAAAAGAACCTTTTGTTCCCTCCTTGTTCACCTATAGGTGTCAATCAcgagaatttttttaatgaatgtaACAAACCATCTTGGCATTTTGTGGCTGAGCATTATGGTCATAATGATATGATGGATGATGATACTAAGGGAGGTAAAGGGAAATTgagttattgtttttgtaagAATGGACAATCAAGGAAACCTATAAGGAAATTTGTTGGAGGAGTTATGGTTGCATTCTTGAAAGCTTATATAGTTGGTGATAATGTGGACTTATTGGCTATAAGAGACAAGAATGTGAGTGTACCTTTGGAGATGAAATTTGattatattgtatga